One window from the genome of Scatophagus argus isolate fScaArg1 chromosome 13, fScaArg1.pri, whole genome shotgun sequence encodes:
- the LOC124069147 gene encoding tripartite motif-containing protein 16-like, whose protein sequence is MAQKAVQLDHETFCCSICLDLLKDPVTTSCGHNYCMNCIKTHWDEEDERRIHSCPECRQTFTPRPVLMKNTMLAVLVEQLKKTGLQAAPADSCYAGPEDVACDVCTGRKLKALKSCLVCLVSYCEKHLQPHYDVAQLTKHKLVEPTEKLQENMCSRHNEVMKMFCRTDQQCICYLCPVDEHKGHDTVSAAAERTERQREVEVSLQNIQQRIQDRQKDLKVLQQEVEAIIRSADKAVEDSEKIFTQLIRLMEKRSSDVKQQLRSQQQTEVSRVLELQEKLEQEITELKRKDAELKKLSHTEDHTQFLHNYPSLSALSESTHSSSINIRPLRYFEDVTAAVSELRDKLQDVLRDTWTNVSEAEVDVLLPQPEIKTRADFLKYSCEITLDPNTAHTRLLLSKGNRKVTLMSAGLSFPDHPDRFIDRIQVLSRESLTGRCYWEVEKGKGGVTVVVSYKDNNTVDERFGDNDKSWALGFYKCRYEFKHNNVQTAVSGPLSSRVGVYLDHSAGILSFYSISETMTLLHRVQTTFTQPLYAGFCLDTPAGNTVELCELK, encoded by the coding sequence ATGGCGCAGAAAGCAGTTCAGCTGGACCACGAAACCTTCTGTTGTTCGATCTGTCTGGATCTACTGAAGGATCCGGTGACGACTTCCTGTGGACACAACTACTGCATGAACTGTATTAAAACCCActgggatgaagaggatgagaggagaatCCACAGCTGCCCTGAGTGTAGGCAGACCTTCACACCGAGGCCTGTCCTGATGAAAAACACCATGTTAGCAGTTTTagtggagcagctgaagaagactGGACTCCAAGCTGCTCCTGCTGATTCCTGCTATGCTGGACCTGAAGATGTGGCCTGTGATGTCTGCACtgggagaaaactgaaagccCTCAAGTCCTGTCTGGTCTGTCTGGTCTCTTACTGTGAGAAACACCTCCAGCCTCACTATGATGTGGCTCAGCTAACGAAACACAAGCTGGTGGAGCCCACTGAGAAGCTCCAGGAGAACATGTGCTCTCGTCATAATgaggtgatgaagatgttctGCCGTACTGATCAGCAGTGTATCTGTTATCTCTGCCCTGTGGATGAACATAAAGGCCACGacacagtgtcagctgcagcagaaaggactgagaggcagagagaagtcGAGGTGAGTCtacaaaacatccagcagagaatccaggacagacagaaagacctgAAGGTGCTTcaacaggaggtggaggccatCATTCGCTCTGCTGATaaagcagtggaggacagtgagaagatcttcactcagctgatccgtctcatggagaaaagaagctctgatgtgaagcagcagctcagatcccagcagcaaactgaagtgaGTCGAGTCTTGGAGcttcaggagaagctggagcaggagatcactgagctgaagaggaaagacgctgagctgaagaagctctcacacacagaggatcacacCCAGTTTCTACACAACTACCCCTCACTGTCAGCACTCAGTGAGTCCACACACTCATCCAGCATCAACATCCGTCCTCTGAGATACTTTGAGGATGTGACGGCTGCTGTGTCAGAGCTAAGAGACAAACTACAGGACGTCCTGAGGGACACATGGACAAACGTCTCAGAGGCTGAAGTGGATGTTTTACTGCCACAACCAGAGATCAAGACCAGAGCTGACttcttaaaatattcatgtgaaatcacactggatccaaacacagcacataCTCGCCTGTTGTTATCCAAAGGCAACAGAAAAGTAACATTGATGTCTGCAGGACTAAGCTTTCCTGATCACCCAGACAGATTCATCGATAGGATTCAAGTTCTGAGCAGAGAGAGTCTGACTGGACGTtgttactgggaggtggagAAAGGCAAGGGAGGCGTTACAGTTGTAGTATCatacaaagacaacaacactgTAGATGAAAGATTTGGAGATAATGACAAGTCTTGGGCACTGGGATTTTACAAATGTCGCTATGAATTCAAACACAACAATGTCCAAACTGCTGTCTCAGgtcctctgtcctccagagTAGGAGTGTACCTGGATCACAGTGCAGGtattctgtccttctacagcatctctgaaaccatgactctcctccacagagtccagaccacATTCACTCAGCCTCTCTATGCTGGATTTTGTCTTGACACTCCAGCTGGAAACACTGTTGAGTTGTGTGAGCTTAAGTAG